A genomic stretch from Aedes albopictus strain Foshan chromosome 2, AalbF5, whole genome shotgun sequence includes:
- the LOC115265572 gene encoding uncharacterized protein LOC115265572, with protein MNMACAVIRRKTIRTVLIWCLLELAIQCVHCDGEDFQMINQYEELEKNENYSRVSWYVASERSSVECGGVFKKLQNEVMSPGYPDRYGEELRCEYTFKSPFVCSSQYHFQFLDFALEPSRNCYKDRLVIGDEEILCGTVLGSKTYNSTDGVLRIKFVTDGWGSDRGFRLVVTRQPCEDNEATDSSTSYTVYTTIQVAEETTEPTVSEEDESPTNNRTFSVSSRQDIPPDFNPGSNGYLPPSGNTAPPYYPPANVCPPACNPYPNCYPYNPGSNYPSYPPYTPPVPVPITPSYPNYPGNNYPVYPSYPSSPTPVPPNYPNNYPVNPTYPGASTPIYPNPNCQYTPCTGVNPTNPTYPSYPNYPPNSGGGTNSIGGAPPGYQPNIVDPEIELAENTSSSKPQRQDIPVPPFLPPVLPGLPQCCRNVFNQKRFYLVSPNFPSQETYNRDCAYQVYRFSPNTCRLIITFKYFLLGDDRLNCADAFLEIDGRRICGCRSGMVYTTQWSNFPKIIRVRTIRNRFPNVQGFVLDVYQESCPYRYVRSQPALQDRSDNFQTQQLAPLNVTTVQTNSSTTYSYYFYNMDQPAKLGETRTAVVVTNPEGPSSKFFYPSTVQPYGACQFNALDWLRLKVESLWVAKPRCY; from the coding sequence ATGAACATGGCGTGCGCAGTTATAAGAAGAAAGACAATCAGAACAGTACTAATTTGGTGTTTGCTGGAGTTGGCGATTCAATGTGTGCATTGTGATGGGGAAGACTTTCAAATGATTAACCAGTATGAAGAGCTGGAGAAGAATGAAAACTATTCACGCGTCAGTTGGTATGTTGCCAGTGAACGAAGTTCTGTGGAATGTGGAGGAGTCTTCAAAAAACTGCAAAATGAGGTTATGTCCCCTGGATATCCGGATCGATACGGAGAAGAACTGCGATGTGAGTACACATTTAAGTCACCGTTCGTGTGCAGCAGTCAGTACCACTTTCAGTTCTTGGATTTTGCTTTGGAACCCTCGAGAAATTGCTATAAAGATCGTTTAGTGATCGGAGATGAAGAAATCCTGTGCGGGACCGTTCTGGGGTCGAAAACGTATAATTCAACTGACGGAGTCCTGAGGATCAAGTTTGTGACAGATGGGTGGGGAAGTGACAGAGGGTTTCGGCTGGTTGTTACAAGGCAGCCATGTGAAGATAATGAAGCCACAGATTCCTCAACGAGTTATACCGTTTACACTACGATTCAAGTAGCTGAGGAAACAACGGAGCCAACAGTCTCTGAAGAAGATGAGTCACCTACAAACAATAGAACGTTTTCAGTAAGCAGTCGTCAGGATATTCCACCTGACTTCAACCCAGGTAGTAATGGCTATCTACCACCATCTGGAAATACTGCTCCTCCTTATTACCCACCAGCGAATGTTTGTCCTCCTGCTTGTAATCCGTACCCAAATTGTTATCCGTATAATCCAGGCTCTAACTATCCCTCATATCCACCTTATACACCTCCTGTTCCTGTCCCAATAACTCCTAGTTATCCAAATTATCCAGGTAACAACTATCCTGTATACCCATCATACCCAAGTAGCCCCACTCCAGTTCCTCCAAATTATCCCAACAACTATCCAGTCAACCCTACATATCCTGGAGCTAGTACACCAATATATCCCAATCCTAACTGCCAATACACTCCATGCACTGGAGTCAATCCAACCAATCCTACCTATCCCAGTTATCCAAACTATCCTCCCAACAGCGGGGGCGGTACAAACTCAATTGGTGGTGCACCCCCAGGATACCAACCCAATATTGTAGATCCTGAAATTGAGCTAGCAGAAAATACTTCCTCCAGTAAACCACAGCGCCAGGATATCCCAGTCCCACCTTTCCTACCGCCAGTCCTACCGGGACTCCCCCAATGCTGCCGTAACGTGTTCAACCAGAAGCGCTTCTATCTGGTCAGTCCCAACTTCCCTAGCCAAGAAACGTACAACAGGGATTGTGCCTATCAGGTCTACCGATTTTCACCCAACACTTGCCGACTGATCATCACCTTCAAATACTTCCTGCTCGGCGATGATCGACTGAACTGCGCCGACGCTTTCCTAGAAATTGACGGCCGTCGCATCTGCGGTTGTCGGTCCGGAATGGTCTACACCACGCAGTGGAGCAACTTCCCTAAAATCATCCGAGTCCGAACAATTCGCAATCGGTTCCCGAACGTACAAGGCTTCGTCCTGGACGTCTACCAAGAGAGTTGTCCCTACCGATATGTCCGGAGTCAACCTGCGCTACAGGATCGTTCCGATAACTTCCAAACCCAGCAACTGGCTCCGTTGAACGTCACAACCGTCCAGACGAACTCCAGCACGACCTACAGCTACTACTTCTATAATATGGATCAACCGGCAAAATTGGGCGAAACTAGAACAGCGGTGGTCGTCACCAATCCGGAGGGACCTTCGTCCAAGTTCTTCTACCCGTCTACCGTTCAACCATATGGCGCATGCCAGTTCAACGCTCTCGATTGGCTCAGGTTGAAGGTGGAATCGCTTTGGGTGGCGAAACCTCGCTGCTATTAG
- the LOC109421342 gene encoding uricase, whose translation MMSRKLVEESRDAGFRDVPDHFKISNYGYGKDSVKVLHVVRNGLVHSIKEFEVGTKLKLASQKDYLQGDNSDIVATDSQKNTVYLLARKYGLKSPEEFGILLCDHFLNKYSHVNEVSIHIDEYPWSRMGFGKGPYQDLHNHAFVFTPTAIRYCDVTQKRGDSMPTVISGLSDLRVLKTTQSAFVNFVNDEYRSLPDQHDRIFSTVIRSSWQYSTVAGVDFDFCWNKVKQCILNTFAGETEKGIFSPSVQNTLYLAEKLVLESIPEVSSIDMTMPNKHYFNFDFSKFPKLVQGEELKEETVFLPVDKPAGIIYAQLDRKTVTKSKL comes from the exons ATGATGTCCAGAAAGTTGGTTGAGGAATCGCGCGATGCCGGATTCCGTGACGTGCCAGATCACTTCAAGATTAGCAACTACGGCTATGGCAAAGACAGTGTCAAGGTGCTGCACGTGGTGCGCAACGGATTGGTTCACAGTATTAAGGAGTTCGAGGTCGGAACCAAGCTGAAGTTGGCCAGTCAGAAGGATTACCTGCAAG GAGACAACAGCGACATCGTTGCTACGGATTCTCAGAAGAACACGGTATACCTACTGGCGCGCAAGTATGGCCTGAAATCGCCGGAAGAGTTTGGAATTTTGCTGTGCGATCACTTCCTGAACAAGTACTCCCACGTAAACGAGGTTTCCATTCACATCGATGAGTATCCCTGGTCCCGGATGGGCTTCGGCAAGGGACCCTATCAGGATCTGCACAATCACGCGTTTGTGTTCACTCCAACGGCGATTCGGTATTGCGACGTAACACAGAAGCGAGGCG ACTCCATGCCCACGGTCATCAGTGGCCTTAGTGACCTCCGCGTGCTCAAAACCACCCAGTCTGCATTCGTGAACTTCGTCAACGACGAGTACCGTTCCCTGCCCGACCAGCATGATCGCATCTTCAGCACGGTAATTCGTTCATCATGGCAGTACTCCACCGTGGCCGGAGTGGACTTTGACTTCTGCTGGAACAAGGTCAAACAATGCATCCTGAACACTTTCGCTGGCGAAACCGAGAAGGGTATCTTCTCGCCCAGTGTTCAGAACACGCTCTACCTGGCGGAGAAGCTGGTACTTGAAAGCATCCCGGAGGTGTCTTCGATTGATATGACCATGCCCAACAAACACTACTTCAACTTTGACTTCAGTAAGTTTCCCAAGCTGGTCCAGGGAGAAGAACTGAAGGAGGAGACTGTGTTTCTACCGGTTGACAAGCCTGCGGGAATCATCTACGCACAGCTGGACCGCAAAACGGTGACGAAGAGTAAGCTGTAG
- the LOC109421238 gene encoding uncharacterized protein LOC109421238: protein MTSKYELVSIPRSEWPQLRDLFLIHWPEYAIPYNAVQNCINWISHDPSILHLRILSLDGVSWRLNGTFVLKDRHELYFFSLEQSNECLEQVLELIDWRSTYRIVGISDRHQSALENVLRRQGQLPSQEHLSEADHYVKILERDEFDVQCPPGFRLGALETRHAQYVNSFSDHPTSASEDRIMRYIAWNPSVAVFNEWNEPLAWCLLNNLGIISLLYTDERYRHRGFAELVVKAMLLKLVDRDMNVANAAVTASNVASKSLFEKVGFRKQQVLHYTNYNY from the exons ATGACATCCAAATATGAGCTGGTTTCCATTCCTCGTTCCGAATGGCCACAGCTTCGCGATTTATTCCTGATCCATTGGCCCGAATACGCAATTCCTTACAATGCCGTGCAAAATTGCATCAACTGGATCAGCCACGATCCATCCATTCTACATCTTCGAATTCTCAGCCTTGATGGCGTCTCTTGGCGCCTGAACGGAACATTTGTTTTGAAG GATCGTCATGAGCTGTACTTTTTCTCACTGGAACAATCGAATGAGTGTCTGGAACAAGTCCTGGAGCTCATAGATTGGAGATCCACGTACCGGATAGTGGGAATCTCGGATCGGCATCAATCAGCTTTGGAAAACGTTCTCAGGAGACAGGGTCAACTGCCTAGCCAGGAACATCTATCGGAAGCGGATCATTATGTGAAAATATTGGAGAGAGACGAATTCGATGTACAATGTCCACCAGGATTCCGCTTGGGTGCTCTGGAAACACGTCATGCTCAGTATGTCAACTCCTTTTCGGACCATCCCACAAGTGCTTCGGAAGACAGGATAATGCGGTATATCGCTTGGAACCCAAGTGTGGCGGTGTTCAACGAGTGGAATGAACCACTTGCGTGGTGTTTGCTGAACAACTTGGGAATAATAAGCCTTTTGTATACAGATGAGAGATATCGACACAGAGGCTTTGCGGAGTTGGTAGTGAAGGCTATGTTGTTGAAATTAGTTGATCGAGATATGAATGTTGCCAATGCCGCAGTAACGGCTTCAAATGTTGCTTCGAAAAGTCTGTTTGAAAAAGTTGGTTTCAGAAAGCAGCAAGTTCTACATTATACTAATTATAATTATTGA
- the LOC109421194 gene encoding uncharacterized protein LOC109421194, translating into MNSPKSLFICRYISMISSIQTFVSRKMSLGKLIPIPCAEWPLLRDLFRHGWPENEVPFNAVQNYIDWIGIDPNIRHLQVLGLGDSWRGNGTFIVLDRDELYFYSLDTSNESLEHALKFIDWNYSYRIYAILDRHQEALGRVLNRLNVRYSFLEDTTHQYRLLKEDVTGEEEVRPPTGFRIGNLAVHHAKYINARWACRGGGTEYAIARCIAWNTSVGLFNEHGELAAWCLLSNLGMICVLQTEECYRRKGFGELVLRAMVAKLVRRGMNASASVAVENFASRKLFQKIGFKKAQTLYYTQYKVDRPMK; encoded by the exons ATGAATTCCCCGAAGAGTCTGTTTATCTGCAGATATATAAGCATGATCTCCAGTATCCAAACCTTTGTCAGTAGAAAAATGTCCCTCGGTAAGCTCATTCCCATTCCCTGCGCCGAGTGGCCCTTGTTGCGAGATCTATTCCGGCATGGTTGGCCCGAAAACGAGGTCCCCTTCAACGCCGTCCAAAACTACATCGACTGGATTGGGATTGATCCAAACATCCGCCATCTTCAGGTCCTCGGTTTGGGTGATAGCTGGCGCGGTAATGGAACCTTCATAGTGTTG GATCGCGACGAGTTGTATTTCTACTCACTGGATACATCTAACGAATCCTTGGAACATGCCCTGAAATTCATCGACTGGAACTACTCCTATCGCATATATGCCATATTGGATCGACACCAGGAAGCGCTGGGACGTGTACTGAACCGATTGAATGTACGTTATTCCTTCTTAGAGGACACAACTCATCAGTATAGATTGCTAAAGGAAGATGTGACCGGTGAAGAGGAGGTTCGACCTCCAACAGGGTTTCGTATAGGAAATCTAGCCGTTCATCATGCCAAATACATAAACGCCCGATGGGCATGTCGAGGGGGCGGAACAGAATACGCCATTGCACGCTGCATCGCTTGGAATACCAGCGTAGGATTGTTCAACGAACATGGCGAATTGGCAGCGTGGTGCTTGTTGAGCAATTTGGGAATGATCTGTGTGTTGCAAACTGAAGAGTGCTATCGTAGAAAAGGTTTTGGTGAGCTTGTGCTGAGGGCCATGGTAGCGAAATTGGTAAGAAGGGGGATGAATGCTAGTGCTAGCGTAGCTGTCGAGAATTTCGCCTCGAGAAAATTGTTTCAGAAGATAGGATTCAAGAAGGCGCAAACACTGTACTACACACAATATAAGGTTGATCGGCCAATGAAGTAG